The following coding sequences are from one Leucoraja erinacea ecotype New England chromosome 2, Leri_hhj_1, whole genome shotgun sequence window:
- the si:dkey-30e9.6 gene encoding uncharacterized protein si:dkey-30e9.6 has product MELEDVLVGESTFGFLQKRRFTARQSVAEIRSKSHVQLKPESNNYIWNRKPPDFTPKLYISTATYAEKMVWKKNKDFKEAKISRKVIFPELVLKKRTSNFVCRFKIIDPIEAKIKFVKSGKYELGAYKDPKPHDFRQYEAGIPNFVTSFGRDPFTMKFESGYLKTVHEPLLKVEQENGLTAQVFDTYKPEELKWDSQLILMKEHWPPRPASYTRHRRSRDAYSAFMDRVEEKVTKLWQKVGEEQEYPKCNYKCLNNITS; this is encoded by the exons ATGGAGCTAGAGGATGTTTTGGTCGGCGAATCCACCTTTGGATTTTTGCAGAAACGTAGATTCACTGCAAGGCAAAGTGTGGCTGAGATAAGAAGTAAAAGCCATGTCCAACTGAAACCAGAATCCAATAACTACATATGGAACAGGAAGCCCCCTGACTTCACTCCAAAGCTCTACATATCTACGGCaacatatgctgagaaaatggtttGGAAAAAGAATAAAGATTTTAAAGAGGCAAAAATAAGTAGAAAGGTTATTTTTCCAGAACTCGTTTTGAAGAAACGGACTTCAAACTTTGTCTGCAGGTTTAAAATTATAGACCCTATTGAAGCAAAGATTAAGTTTGTAAAGTCTGGCAAGTATGAACTTGGTGCTTATAAAGATCCAAAGCCTCATGATTTCAGACAG TATGAGGCTGGTATTCCGAACTTTGTGACCAGTTTTGGCAGAGATCCGTTTACCATGAAATTTGAATCAGGCTATTTAAAAACAG ttcATGAACCTCTCTTAAAAGTTGAGCAAGAAAATGGTTTAACTGCCCAGGTTTTCGATACCTATAAACCTGAAGAGCTCAAGTGGGATTCTCAACTCATTCTGATGAAAGAGCATTGGCCACCCAGACCAGCTTCCTACACG AGGCATAGAAGGTCTCGGGATGCTTACAGTGCCTTCATGGACCGGGTAGAAGAAAAAGTTACAAAGCTTTGGCAAAAGGTGGGTGAAGAACAGGAATACCCCAAATGTAATtataaatgtttaaataacattactTCATAG
- the LOC129713094 gene encoding uncharacterized protein LOC129713094, whose translation MASRKRPARRTACPTPPEDGSIAGRQPLAAEEPFQRSRSPDTEPPPVLQISTPRTGRKATHKTDRPVSSDESEEREHSPPPKRGDARISCMRQLLERMINEEMRHLPGGRALASSSPYPSVPSMFEGSKGGQDWAGLSQGQAEDTVSMPGVPEEELLGVVGRYAAPPTTGMVLPPRMAASINRLSNNPLQDKAVQQALDNYTAPENCEALRVKTVNGQIWNQLGQQIRAQEVKMQRVLKLHSAAVTAFARSVGNEDLTIPRQDALALMCSTTYELNSLRRDNIRPALNPTYAGLCKAPAPEREALLFGADLAKRLKELEEAAKPVGLMRAGPGPSRVKTPSWPHASAATSRYRAGESLVTASHYPQSSFLERGPGRSRGKMRRPTAAPTRTTLGQTHRKRPHK comes from the coding sequence atggcctctcgaaagcgaccagccaggaggactgcctgcccaactccacccgaggacgggtccatagctgggcggcagcctctcgcagcggaggagccttttcaacgctcccgctcacccgacaccgagccgcccccagtgctgcagatttcaacgccccgcacagggaggaaggcgactcataagaccgaccggccggtgtcctccgatgaatcggaggaacgggaacactctcccccaccgaaaaggggagacgctcggatcagctgcatgaggcagctcctagagcgaatgattaacgaggagatgcggcatctcccaggaggacgggctttggcctcctcctctccatacccttctgtaccctctatgttcgagggcagtaagggaggccaggactgggctggcctatcccaagggcaggcggaggataccgtcagcatgccgggcgtgccagaagaagagctactgggtgtagtgggccgatacgcagcgcccccaacgactgggatggtattaccacccagaatggcggccagcataaacaggctgtccaacaacccgctgcaggacaaggccgtccagcaggcccttgacaattacacagcgccagagaattgcgaggcgctgagggtcaagacggtcaatgggcagatctggaaccagctggggcagcaaatcagggctcaggaagtcaagatgcagcgagtcctgaagctccactcagcagccgtcaccgcctttgctcggtccgttgggaatgaagacctgaccataccccggcaggatgccctcgcactgatgtgcagcaccacctatgagctaaatagcctacggcgggacaacatcaggcctgccctcaacccaacatatgccggcctctgcaaagctccagcgcccgaacgagaggcgctgctatttggtgcagatctggccaaaaggctgaaggagttggaagaggcggccaaaccagtaggcctcatgagggcagggccaggaccgagcagggtgaagacacccagttggccgcacgcctcggcagccaccagcaggtaccgagctggtgaaagcctggtgaccgcctcccactacccccagagctcttttttagagcggggcccagggcggagccgtgggaagatgcgccgccccaccgcagcaccaacacggacaaccttgggccagacccaccgaaaacgaccccacaagtaa